GAGGACATCAGGCAGAACGACGGCGCCGGCCTGGACTGCACGCTGAACACGCTCGACCTGAAGCTGCCGGACGGCCTGGCGATCAACGCGCTGGGCGACGGCTACCGCATGGACAAGTTCTTCCGCTTCAACCAGAGCCTGCAGCGCTTCTTCGACCTCTCGGCCCGGCTCGAGACCAGCTTTGCGCTGCCCGCGCCCGCCGCCGGCGGCTGAGTCTCTATTGCGCCGCTGGCCGGACAGCAAACGCCCCGCGCTCTTGCGGCGGCGCGGGGCGTCGATCCTGGTAGCGCAGATGTTTGCGCGAAGCTACTCGACGGCTTGGAGCCGGCCGGTTTTCACGTCGTAGATGAAGCCGGAGATCGCGATCGCCTTGTCGATAAAGGGCGATGCGCGCAGCGTGCGCACGTCCGCGCGCACGCTCTCCGCCAGGTCGGAGAAGGGCAAGAAGTCGATGCTTGAAGCGTCGGCGCCCGTCTCCTGCTTGAGCTGTTGCTGCAACTGCGCGTTCGTGAAGGTCAGCATGCCGCAGTCGGTGTGGTGAATCACCAGGTACTCGCGCGTGCCCAGCAGCGACGAGGAGATGATCAGCGAGCGGATCGCGTCGTCCGAGGCGCGGCCGCCGGCGTTGCGGATCACGTGCGCGTCGCCGATCGCGAGGCCGAGGAACTTCGCCGGGTGCAGCCGCGCGTCCATGCAGGTCAGCACGGCCACATGCCGCGCCGGCGGCGCCGGCAGGCCGCCCTGGTCAAACGCTGCGGCAAAGCGCTGGTTGGCGTCCAGCATGACATCACGTTCGGGCACGGCGCCGTCCTCCCGTAGCGGCGGGGCGTTCTCGCGTAAATGGTAGTATATCGGTCGAAGATGTCAACAAAGCCCGCGCGGCGGCGGCCGGCCGGGCACCTCCGTGCGGCGCGACGCGAGGGCTTACTGCCGCGCGAGAAAGGCGGGCAGGCCGGCCGCCTCGCGCCCGCGGAAGGCGACGGCGATGCGCATGCGCTCCAGGCTCTGGTCGAGGCGCTTGCCGGCGCCGGGCACGCTGTGCGCGGCGAGGAACGCCTCCACCCGCGCCGCCAGCTCCGGCGTGCTCAGCGCCGGAATGCCCTCGACGATGCGGATGATGCTGTTGTCGGGGAAGCGGCGCAGCATTTCGTCCCAGTGCTGCTCGATCCAGTCCCAGGCCGCCGCGCTCGCGTCCGTGTTCAGCAGCAGCGAGTAGAGCACGAAGGGCGCGTCCTGCGTGCGGATGCTGCCGTCGAGCAGGTGGCCCAGCGTCCGCTCGATCAGGGCTTGCTGCCGGAAGCCGGCCAGCGAGAAGAGGTAGCGGCGCTCGTCCTGCGGGTTCTTCGCCGTGCGGAAGCGCTCGAAGAAGTCGTCGTAGACCGCTGCGTCGCCCGCGTTGGCGGCGATGCCGACGCAGGCCGCCGCGACCTCTGGATCGACCGCCGCCGGGTCTTCCGTGAAGCGGCGGTGCAGCTCGCGCGCCTTCTCGATCGCGGCCGCGTCGTTGCCCAGCGTGCCCATGGCGCCGAGGATCTGGCCGCGCCACTGGCGGGTGAGGTCGCTCTCGCCCGGAGCCGGCTCCCAGCCCAGCGTGGCGTAGGCTTCCGCAAGCCGACCGCGCACGAAGCGCTCGAAGTCGGGCAGGGCGGCCTCGGGCAGAATGCGGCGCACGCCGGCGAACGAGCCGATCACGATCGACCAGACGTTGCGGTCCGGCTCGTTCTTGAAGAGGCCGGTGAGGTCAAGGTACTCGGCCAGCGGCGTGTAGCCGGCCTGCACGTTGGCCCAGCTGTCGTTGACCAGGTTGAAGCGCTCGACGGCGGAGAGCGTGCCCTGCACGTCGGCCGTCAACTTCGCCAGCAGGCCGGGAGAGTAGCGCACGCGGTAGACGCCATTGCCGCCCGCGTTCGCGACGACGGCGCCGGCGCTCGCGGGCAGCGGCAGCCTCGCCTCGCCGTCTTTGAGCAGCACCTTCTCCTCGCGCGCCCCGCCCGGCGCCGCGATGCGCAGCGCCACCGGCGCCTGCCACTGCTGCGTCAGCGGCTCGCCCTCCTGCTGGTACACAAAGCGCTGCTGCGAGAGTACGAGCTCTCCGCCGCGCTCTTCGACGCTGACCAGCGGATATCCGGGCTGGAAGATCCACGAATCGGCGATCGCCCGCACCGGCTCCTCTGTGCTCTCTTCCAGCGCGTCCCAGAGGTCGGTCGTCTCGGCGTTGGCCCACTGGTGCTTGGTCAGGTAGTTGTTGATGCCGCGGCGGAAGTTCTCCGGCCCCAGATACTGCTGCAACATGCGCAGCACCGCCGCGCCCTTCTCGTACGTCAGCACGTCGTACATGCCCTGCGCGTCGTCGGGGCTGACCACGGGATACTCGATCGAGCGGGTGCTGCGCAGGCCGTCGATCAGCATCGCGCCCGCGCGGCTGATGGCGAAGCTGGTCCAGATCTCCCAGTCGGGGCGGAAGTCGTCGACGGCGAGCATCTCCATGAAGGTGGCGAACGCCTCTTTCAGCCAGAGGCCGTTCCACCACTGCATCGTCACCAGGTCGCCGAACCACATGTGCGCGATCTCGTGCGCCTCGACCGTCGCCACGCGTTCCAGCTCGTTGTAGGTCGCCTTGCCCTCGTCCAGCAGCAGCAGCGCCTCTCGATACGTGATCGCGCCGAGGTTCTCCATGGCGCCCGAGGCGAAGTCGGGGATGGCGAGCATATCGAGCTTGGCGCCGGGATAGGGGATGCCGTAGTAGTGGATGAAGAAGGCGAGCGCGTGGGCGCCGGCCTTGATGGCGAACGGCGTCAACGCCTGCTTGCCCGGCGCGCACCAGACGCGCAGGGGGATGCCCTCCACGTCCACGGGGTCGCTCGCCTCGAAGGCGCCGACGATGAAGGCGACGAGATACGTCGACATAATGGGCGTGTCGTGGAAGACCACGGTCTTCGTGCCCGCTGCCGCATCGACGCTTTCGCTCTTCGGTGAGCCGTTGGCGATGGCGGCGTGGTCCTTGTCGATGATCAGTACGACGGAGAAGACGGCCTTGAACGCCGGCTCGTCCCAGCAGGGAAAGGCGCGGCGGGCGTCGGTGGACTCGAACTGCGTGGTGGCGATGGCGTGTTCGACGCCGTGCTCGTCCTTGTAGGTGCTGCGGTAGAAGCCCTTGAGCTTGTCGTTCAAGACGCCGGTGAAGCGGAGTCGCAGCTTCCATGCGCCGGCGGCCAGCTCGCTTGGGAAGGTGAGCGTGGCGCGCTCCAGCTCTTCGTCAAGAGCCACACTCGCCGCGAGCGGCGCCAGGCCGTCGTGCAGCGCCTCGGCGGACTGGATCTGCAGTTCCTTGGCGTTGAGCACCACGGTGCGCGTGGGCCGGCGGACTGCGACGGTGATCGTCTCCTCGCCGGAGAAGCGGGCGTTGGCGATGCCGGGCCGCAGGGTGAGGTCGTAGCGGCTGGGCACAACGTCATCCGGGAGCCGGTAGCGGCTGAGGTCGGCCTGCGTGGCGCTGGTCATGGCGGCGAAACGCCTTTCGCGGGCAGCGCGCGGCGCGCCGCCGGCTAGATGGGATTGCGTTCAGCCTACCATAACGCCGGCGGTGGTCTGACCAGCGAACCTTCGATGCAGACGACCGGACAGAACTGGCTCAGGAGCGGACGAGTTTGTCGCCGTTTCTCTGGACGGCGCGCCCCAGAGGCCTCGGCTTCGAGAGGGAAGCCATACCCGCTCGCGCAGGCGATGCGGAGATGGATGCACAGACGACAGGCCCACTACACGGGCGCCCGCTGTGGGGAGTAGTGCGCGCCGAGAAGGCGCGCGACCAGCTCGCGGCGACTGCGCACGCCCAGCTTCTCGAACATCGCCTTCAGATGCTGCTGCACGGTGAGCGGCGAGATCACCAGCGTCGCCGCAATGGCGGCCGTGGAGCGGCCCGCGAGCACCAGCGTCGCGACCTCCCTCTCGCGCGGCGTCAGCGCGTACGCCGCCAGCACGAGCGGCGCCATCTCCAGGGGCTGTGCGGCCTCCAGGATCACGGCGATCTGACCGCCCGGCTCGACGCCGCTCCCCGCCAGCCGGGAGGCGTGCACGACGAGCCAGCGGCCGGCGCGCGTCTGCATGCGCACGCGCGGCAGCAGGTCGTACGGCGCCTCGGCATCGCGCTCCAGCCGCTGCAGACACGCCGCCACGGCCGTAATCGCCTGGGGCAGCTCGCGTCGCAGCGGCCAGTCGGCGATCTCCTCGACCATCGCCTGTGCCGCCGCCGTCATGGCGACGACGGAGAAGTCGTCGGCCAGCAGCAGCAGCCCTGGACCGGCCGCCACCGGAGCGGTGTCCACGCTCCCCAGCAGCACCGCGGCGCGCAGCCCTTCGGCGAGGTGGGGCGCCAGGCCATGAAGCAGGGCCTCCTCCTCCTCGCTGAAGCCCGTGGGGGACAGCTCCCGGTGGAGGCAGAGCACTCCCCAGCAGCCTTCGCCGACGCGCAATGCGGCGCGCAGTTCGTCGCCCAGGCCCATGGGCGCCAGGATATCGCGGTAGCGCGGGCTAACCACCGGTGCGCCGTCGGTGGCGGCATAGAGGCTGTGAACCGTCACCGGCCCGCGGGCGAGCCTTCTGAACTGATTGACATCGTCGTCGAGAAACTCGTTGGCCATGAAGAGGGGCGTGGCCGCCTCAGGGATGCCCTGCACGACTGAGCCGGTGAACAGGGCCGTCGCCGGGTCGGTGGTCGCGGCCCAGAACGCCTCCAACGGCACGGCCCGCCGCAGCCGCACCAGCGCCTCGCGCAGGAGCGCTCGCCCCTCCAACCCCGAGTGGCTAAGGCGGATGAGGTCGCGCCGGGTGCGCTCAGCGGATTGATGCAGCGCCATGGCGGTATCCTATGCCGCGCTACTAGCCGCCGGTATACCAGTTTTCTGGAATGGTGATGCCCGGGTGGTTGGCGGACAGTGCTACCAGACGGCCGCACGGTACGGCCGCGTCAGCCGCGAGGGAGGCACACGTCATGTCCGAGGCGAACAAGGCGCTGGTGGTCCGCTTCGTCGACGAGTTTTGGGGCAAGGGGAACCTGGCAGCGGCGGACGAGTTGATGACAGCGGATGTCGTGATCCACCAGCCGGAGGTGGGCGGCATCGCCGGCCTCAAGGCGTTCAACACCGTGCTGCGCAGCGCGTTTCCAGATTGGTATTCCACGCCGGAAGAGCTGATCGCGGAGGGGGAGCGGGTCGCGGAGCGCTGGACGGGGCGGGGCACCCAGCGCGGGGAGTTCCAGGGCATTCCGGCCACGGGGCGGCAGGTGACGGTGCCAGGGGTGGTGTTCTACCGCATCCGCGACGGCAAGATCGCGGAGTTCCGTGGGTCGTTCGACACGCTGAGCATGCTCCAGCAGCTCGGCGCCGTCCCGGCGCCCGCGCTCGCTGCCCGCTGACCATTCGACGCGCCCACCAGCTACGGGGACCGGTGGGCGCGTTCCGCGCGGAGCCTGGCGGCTCGTCCCATCGGCCGCCGACAGGTTATGCCGCGCGGCCTGCATGAGGCTCTTCCCGCAGCCAACTCCTGAGCAGTTGGCCCAGCGGCGCGCTGCGCTGGAGAGAATTCGCGCGCGGCGCGCGGAGATCGGGTCAATCGCACCGCTGACTGCGGCCGATCTTGTGCATCTCGGGCGAGCAGCGGCCGACGAAGCCGAGAGCCAGGCGTTTATTGAGAGACGCCTGCGCACTGAAGTGTAACCAATCGTCGTCCACCTCTTGCTTCCTGCCCGTATGACCCCGCCGCTTTGCCCGGCAGACGAGGCAAGTGCGGCTTCGCTACGATCGGATCGTCGCGCGCAGGCGCGAGCGAACTTCGCAGGAGGCCGCGATGGCTGAGGCAACGACTGTTCCAACCCTGTTCGAGTGGGCCGGCGGCCTGCCCGCCTTCGAGAAGCTGACCGCGATCTTTTACGCGAAAGTGCCGCACGACTCGCTGCTTGCGCCGGTCTTCGGCGCGATCTCGCCCGAGCACGCCAACCGCGTCGGCCACTTCATCGCCGAGGTCTTCGGCGGGCCGCCGCTCTACACACAAGCGCGCGGCGGCCACGCCACGATGATCCACGAGCATCTGAACCGCCGCCTGAGCGAGGCGCAGCGACAACGCTGCTTCGATCTGCTCTGCCAGAGCGCCAACGAGGCCGGCTTTCCCGCCGACCCCGAGTTCCGTTCCGCCTTCGTCGCCTATCTGGAATGGGGTACGCGCATCGCCGCGATCACCTCGCAGCAGGGCGGCGACGAGAGCCCCGACACGCCGATGCCGCGCTGGGGCTGGGGCGTGCCCGGTGGTCCGTACCGGCCGTAGCTCGGCCCATCCTGGCGGGCTGGGCCGCTCAGCGCGCCCCGTTCGTTCGTCCAAACCGCGATTCAACGAAGATCGCGCTGCGCGCGTGCGGCGCGGAAATGCGCCTTGTTCGAACGCAACTTTTCCGTTGACAGGCCATCCCCGCCCTTCTAGATTCAGGACGGTGCACCCCGTTCACGCGCCGGGCCGGCGGCCGCCGGCCTCCATTGCCGGGCAGGGGCGGCGATGTTCGCCGCGCCGATTCGCTCCGGCGACATTCCCAATGCACGCACCGCGTTTCACGGCACCCGCAGGCATTGCAGCACCAGAGGAGTGATCGGTCATGAACCTCGATCTGGAGAAGGTCCAGGAGGCCCTGCGCTGGCTGGCGGACACGTCGGGCGGCGACCAGGCGCTGGCGGCCCTCTCGGGCGCCTTCGAAGCGCTGAGAAGGGCGCTGCCCACGCAGCTGGACAACGCCGAGATGAAGTACGTGCTGGAGCGGCTGGTCCAGCAGCGCAGCCTGGAGGGCTGGGACAAGAAACTCGAACCGGCCGAAGTGGCAGGCTACACCGTGCAGCCGTTCGCCGCCCTCTTCCCCACGCTGACGGGCATCAGCAGCGCCCAGGTGCCGGCGGAGCTGAGCCAGATCGCCCGGCCGGTCAACTACGGTTTCCAGATCCGGGCCTCCGTGCCGCCGACACGGTTCTGATACGGGCGCCGGGCGTAGGGCGCAGGGGCGCGGGCTCTTCGCCCTGCGCCCTCTCGTCCCTATTCCCGGTTTCCTGTTCTCTACTCCCTATCTCCAGGTGGTCGCGGTGATCAACGCCCGCAGATACGAGTGCTTCTGGACCGATCCGCGTGAGCGCTGGCTGTTCGCCGGCAACACCTCGGGTCAGATCTCCGTCATCGACATCGACACGTTTTCGATTGTGCGCGAGGTGCAGGCGCACAGCGGCGTGCTGCGCGCGATCGCCGTGCACCCGTCGCTGCCGTATCTCGCGGCCTTCGCCACCGACCGTTGCCTCTCGCTCTGGACGTATGGCGAGGACGGCTCGCTCGCGCCGCTGGCCTACGCCTCGGTGCGCGACATCCCCTGCGCCAACGACGAGGGCTGCGTGCCGCCCATCCTCTCGCACAGCGTCGCCCTCGGCTTCCACGACACCGAGCGGCGGCTGGTGACGCGCAACGGCAACGGCGGCGTGCTGGAGCTGGAGTTCGACGACAGCGGCGCGCTGCGGCTGCTCTCCTGCATGCGGCTGCATGGCGACTGGGACGTGCAGATGACGCGCTACGTCAGCGGCACCGACCTGGTGCTGAGCGGCGGGCGCGACGCCACGCTTGTGCTCAGCGATCGCGGCCGCGAGCTGCGCCGCTGGACCTTCTGGGACACGGTGGCGCACTGGGCCGACCCGATTGAGGGCACCACGTACCTGATCGCCAGCGACGCGGGGCGCGTGGCCCGTGTCGACGTCTGCTCGGACGCGGAGCCGATCAGCGGCGACCGCTTCGCGCACGACGAGATGGAGTACGTGACCTACAACAAGGTCTCGCGGCGCGCCTTCGCCACCAGCTTCGACCGCAACGTCTACGAGATCGACCCCGAAACCTGCGAGGCGAAGGGCGTCGTCTACAGCCCCGGCTACAAGTGCATCTGGGCGAAGACGCTGGAACGCTCACCATCCACACTGATCGTGCATAGCCGCAACGGCGGCCTCTACAAGGCGAACGTCGACACCGGCTGCACGCTGGCGGTGATCAAAGAGACGCCGGCGGCGCTGTGGAGCATGGTGAGCCTGCCCGGCGGCGACATCGTTGCCGCCGGCGAAGGGTCGGATCTGGCGCGCTTCCGCCTGACCGGGATCGACCCAATCGCGCGCACGCCGCGCTACGAGCGCGAGCGCATCGAGACGGAACTGCCGGCCGACACCTACACCAAGCGGATGGTTCGCCACCCCGCGAGCGGTGAGCTGATCCTGGCCCGCACGGACGGTGAGATCTGGATCGGCAGGGACGGCGCCTTCAGGCGGCTGATCGCCCTCGGCTCGGCCGTGCGCGACATCGCCGTGGACCCCGCCGGGCGCGACCTGTTCGCCGTCACAGAGGACGGGCGGGCGCTGAAGATCGACCTCGACTCCGGCACGGTGCAGCTCACCTATCAAACCGGGGGCGAGCCGTTCCCGCGCCCGCTCTGGGCGCTGGCCTACAACCATACGCACAACCTGCTGGCCGTGGCCGAGTTCTCCACCAAAGTCCATATCCTCTCCGCCGCCGACTTTTCGCTGGTCGAGACCTGCGAAAGCCAGCGCGTGAAGCGCATCCGCTGGGTCGATTCGCAGACGCTGCTCTTCGGCAGCTCGGACGAGATCTGGCGCTACACGCTCGGCTCGGGCACGCCCGTGCCGCTGGTGACCGGCATGCAGAACACGGTCGAGGACTTTATCTGGGACGCGCGCCGGCAGTACCTGCTGCTGATCTGCTACCAGTGCACGATCGCCCTCTGTGACTTCAATACCGGCGCCAGGCTGGACGTCGTGCGCGACCAGATCGACTACTCCAAGGGCATCGCCTGGCTCGACGCTACGGGCGACGCGCACCTCTATCCCTGGGACTTCATCACCTGGGGGCGCTCGGGCGCCGCGCACCACTTCCGCATCCACGACGAGCGCATCCTCGCCCTGGGCCCGCTGGCGGTTCCTTGCGCCTGAATTCACTTGCGCCTCTCTGCTGGCGCCGCGGCGCTGATACACTATGCCCTGCAGCAGCCGGCTAGGCGTCGCCAAGGGAGTCCTGCATGCGCAGCGCGATATCCACCATCACCGACGACGGCATGGTCGCTCTCCCGCCCGAAGTGCAGCGGCAGTTGGGCGTGGGCGCCAATGACCCGGTGGAGTGGCTGATTGACGATGACGGCAGTGTGCGCGTAATCAGGTCGAACGGTCCGACACTGGAATCAGTGCGCGGTGCCGCCGGCTCACTGAGCAAGCCGCTGCCATGGGATGAAGTGCTGAAAATCGCACGTGAAGATGCCGCCTGCGTCACGTCTGGCGGACATGGTGGCTGACCCCGTCATCGACACCGATGTAATTGTGCGCCTCTTGACTGGCGATGATGCTGCAAAGCAACAGGCGGCATTCAATCTATTCAACCGTATCCGCGGTGGCGAATTGACCGCGATGGCGCCTGAAACTGTCATCGCCGACGCGGTGTTCGTGCTCTCTTCGCCGCGACTGTACAATGTCACTCGGGCCCATATTCGAACGCTTTTGCTGCCCATCCTTTCGTTGTCCGGCTTCTGGATCGAGGACCGCGAGAT
This sequence is a window from Dehalococcoidia bacterium. Protein-coding genes within it:
- a CDS encoding carbonic anhydrase, which translates into the protein MPERDVMLDANQRFAAAFDQGGLPAPPARHVAVLTCMDARLHPAKFLGLAIGDAHVIRNAGGRASDDAIRSLIISSSLLGTREYLVIHHTDCGMLTFTNAQLQQQLKQETGADASSIDFLPFSDLAESVRADVRTLRASPFIDKAIAISGFIYDVKTGRLQAVE
- a CDS encoding M1 family aminopeptidase; the protein is MTSATQADLSRYRLPDDVVPSRYDLTLRPGIANARFSGEETITVAVRRPTRTVVLNAKELQIQSAEALHDGLAPLAASVALDEELERATLTFPSELAAGAWKLRLRFTGVLNDKLKGFYRSTYKDEHGVEHAIATTQFESTDARRAFPCWDEPAFKAVFSVVLIIDKDHAAIANGSPKSESVDAAAGTKTVVFHDTPIMSTYLVAFIVGAFEASDPVDVEGIPLRVWCAPGKQALTPFAIKAGAHALAFFIHYYGIPYPGAKLDMLAIPDFASGAMENLGAITYREALLLLDEGKATYNELERVATVEAHEIAHMWFGDLVTMQWWNGLWLKEAFATFMEMLAVDDFRPDWEIWTSFAISRAGAMLIDGLRSTRSIEYPVVSPDDAQGMYDVLTYEKGAAVLRMLQQYLGPENFRRGINNYLTKHQWANAETTDLWDALEESTEEPVRAIADSWIFQPGYPLVSVEERGGELVLSQQRFVYQQEGEPLTQQWQAPVALRIAAPGGAREEKVLLKDGEARLPLPASAGAVVANAGGNGVYRVRYSPGLLAKLTADVQGTLSAVERFNLVNDSWANVQAGYTPLAEYLDLTGLFKNEPDRNVWSIVIGSFAGVRRILPEAALPDFERFVRGRLAEAYATLGWEPAPGESDLTRQWRGQILGAMGTLGNDAAAIEKARELHRRFTEDPAAVDPEVAAACVGIAANAGDAAVYDDFFERFRTAKNPQDERRYLFSLAGFRQQALIERTLGHLLDGSIRTQDAPFVLYSLLLNTDASAAAWDWIEQHWDEMLRRFPDNSIIRIVEGIPALSTPELAARVEAFLAAHSVPGAGKRLDQSLERMRIAVAFRGREAAGLPAFLARQ
- a CDS encoding LuxR C-terminal-related transcriptional regulator, whose product is MALHQSAERTRRDLIRLSHSGLEGRALLREALVRLRRAVPLEAFWAATTDPATALFTGSVVQGIPEAATPLFMANEFLDDDVNQFRRLARGPVTVHSLYAATDGAPVVSPRYRDILAPMGLGDELRAALRVGEGCWGVLCLHRELSPTGFSEEEEALLHGLAPHLAEGLRAAVLLGSVDTAPVAAGPGLLLLADDFSVVAMTAAAQAMVEEIADWPLRRELPQAITAVAACLQRLERDAEAPYDLLPRVRMQTRAGRWLVVHASRLAGSGVEPGGQIAVILEAAQPLEMAPLVLAAYALTPREREVATLVLAGRSTAAIAATLVISPLTVQQHLKAMFEKLGVRSRRELVARLLGAHYSPQRAPV
- a CDS encoding ester cyclase; this encodes MSEANKALVVRFVDEFWGKGNLAAADELMTADVVIHQPEVGGIAGLKAFNTVLRSAFPDWYSTPEELIAEGERVAERWTGRGTQRGEFQGIPATGRQVTVPGVVFYRIRDGKIAEFRGSFDTLSMLQQLGAVPAPALAAR
- a CDS encoding group II truncated hemoglobin, with product MAEATTVPTLFEWAGGLPAFEKLTAIFYAKVPHDSLLAPVFGAISPEHANRVGHFIAEVFGGPPLYTQARGGHATMIHEHLNRRLSEAQRQRCFDLLCQSANEAGFPADPEFRSAFVAYLEWGTRIAAITSQQGGDESPDTPMPRWGWGVPGGPYRP
- a CDS encoding WD40 repeat domain-containing protein, with amino-acid sequence MINARRYECFWTDPRERWLFAGNTSGQISVIDIDTFSIVREVQAHSGVLRAIAVHPSLPYLAAFATDRCLSLWTYGEDGSLAPLAYASVRDIPCANDEGCVPPILSHSVALGFHDTERRLVTRNGNGGVLELEFDDSGALRLLSCMRLHGDWDVQMTRYVSGTDLVLSGGRDATLVLSDRGRELRRWTFWDTVAHWADPIEGTTYLIASDAGRVARVDVCSDAEPISGDRFAHDEMEYVTYNKVSRRAFATSFDRNVYEIDPETCEAKGVVYSPGYKCIWAKTLERSPSTLIVHSRNGGLYKANVDTGCTLAVIKETPAALWSMVSLPGGDIVAAGEGSDLARFRLTGIDPIARTPRYERERIETELPADTYTKRMVRHPASGELILARTDGEIWIGRDGAFRRLIALGSAVRDIAVDPAGRDLFAVTEDGRALKIDLDSGTVQLTYQTGGEPFPRPLWALAYNHTHNLLAVAEFSTKVHILSAADFSLVETCESQRVKRIRWVDSQTLLFGSSDEIWRYTLGSGTPVPLVTGMQNTVEDFIWDARRQYLLLICYQCTIALCDFNTGARLDVVRDQIDYSKGIAWLDATGDAHLYPWDFITWGRSGAAHHFRIHDERILALGPLAVPCA
- a CDS encoding AbrB/MazE/SpoVT family DNA-binding domain-containing protein, which produces MRSAISTITDDGMVALPPEVQRQLGVGANDPVEWLIDDDGSVRVIRSNGPTLESVRGAAGSLSKPLPWDEVLKIAREDAACVTSGGHGG
- a CDS encoding PIN domain-containing protein; protein product: MADPVIDTDVIVRLLTGDDAAKQQAAFNLFNRIRGGELTAMAPETVIADAVFVLSSPRLYNVTRAHIRTLLLPILSLSGFWIEDREIVLAALNLYANSTSGFGDALIVAYMRQRGSTTLYSYDQGFDRYPDIQRREP